The following coding sequences are from one Streptomyces sp. NBC_01232 window:
- the cysD gene encoding sulfate adenylyltransferase subunit CysD gives MTTAAHLHTDSGSDAPYALSHLDALESEAVHIFREVAGEFEKPVILFSGGKDSIVMLHLALKAFAPAPVPFTLLHVDTGHNFPEVLEYRDRTVAEHGLRLHVASVQEYIDSGKLRERPDGTRNPLQTVPLTEAIQSLKFDAVFGGGRRDEEKARAKERVFSLRDEFSQWDPRRQRPELWQLYNGRHAPGEHVRVFPLSNWTELDVWQYIAREGIELPEIYFAHEREVFLRNGMWLTAGEWGGPKEGETPEKRLIRYRTVGDMSCTGAVDSDATTLDAVIAEIAVSRLTERGATRADDKMSEAAMEDRKREGYF, from the coding sequence ATGACCACGGCCGCACACCTGCACACCGATTCCGGCTCCGACGCCCCGTACGCGCTGTCGCACCTCGACGCGCTGGAGTCCGAGGCGGTGCACATCTTCCGCGAGGTGGCGGGCGAGTTCGAGAAGCCGGTGATCCTCTTCTCCGGCGGCAAGGACTCCATCGTCATGCTGCACCTGGCGCTGAAGGCGTTCGCACCGGCGCCGGTGCCCTTCACGCTGCTGCACGTCGACACGGGGCACAACTTCCCCGAGGTGCTGGAGTACCGCGACCGCACGGTCGCCGAGCACGGCCTGCGCCTGCACGTGGCCTCCGTCCAGGAGTACATCGACTCCGGCAAGCTGCGCGAGCGCCCGGACGGCACCCGCAACCCGCTCCAGACCGTCCCGCTGACGGAGGCGATCCAGAGCCTGAAGTTCGACGCGGTCTTCGGCGGCGGGCGGCGCGACGAGGAGAAGGCCCGCGCCAAGGAGCGCGTCTTCTCCCTGCGCGACGAGTTCTCCCAGTGGGACCCCCGCCGTCAGCGCCCCGAGCTGTGGCAGCTCTACAACGGCCGCCACGCCCCCGGCGAGCACGTGCGGGTCTTCCCGCTCTCCAACTGGACCGAGCTGGACGTCTGGCAGTACATCGCCCGCGAGGGCATCGAGCTGCCCGAGATCTACTTCGCCCACGAGCGCGAGGTGTTCCTGCGCAACGGGATGTGGCTGACGGCCGGCGAGTGGGGCGGCCCGAAGGAGGGCGAGACGCCCGAGAAGCGGCTCATCCGCTACCGCACCGTCGGCGACATGTCCTGCACCGGCGCGGTGGACTCCGACGCCACCACGCTCGACGCCGTGATCGCCGAGATCGCCGTCTCCCGGCTCACCGAGCGGGGCGCGACCCGCGCCGACGACAAGATGTCCGAGGCCGCGATGGAAGACCGCAAGCGCGAAGGGTACTTCTAG
- a CDS encoding sulfate adenylyltransferase subunit 1, which produces MTSTTEQFADVSATTLLRFATAGSVDDGKSTLVGRLLHDSKSVLTDQMEAVEAVSAQRGQEAPDLALLTDGLRAEREQGITIDVAYRYFATARRRFILADTPGHVQYTRNMVTGASTADLAVVLVDARNGVIEQTRRHAAVAALLRVPHVVLAVNKMDLVGYQESVFAAIAEEFTAYASDLGVPEITAIPISALAGDNVVDASANMDWYGGPTVLEHLETVPVSHDLTACPARFPVQYVIRPQSAEHPDYRGYAGQIASGVLRVGEAVTVLPSGRTSVIAGIDALGESVDIAWAPQSVTVRLTDDIDISRGDLIAPSASAPATTQDVEATVCHVADQPLAVGARVLIKHTTRTVKAIVKEIPSRLTLDDLSQHPNPGQLVANDIGRVVVRTAEPLALDAYADSRRTGSFLLIDPADGTTLAAGMAGESFASKAETTVQADEEGWDF; this is translated from the coding sequence ATGACCAGCACCACCGAGCAGTTCGCCGATGTGTCGGCGACCACGCTGCTGCGCTTCGCGACCGCCGGTTCCGTCGACGACGGCAAGTCCACCCTGGTGGGCCGGCTGCTGCACGACTCCAAGTCGGTCCTGACCGACCAGATGGAGGCCGTGGAGGCCGTCTCCGCCCAGCGCGGCCAGGAGGCCCCCGACCTCGCGCTGCTCACCGACGGCCTGCGGGCCGAGCGGGAGCAGGGCATCACCATCGACGTCGCGTACCGCTACTTCGCCACCGCGCGCCGTCGGTTCATCCTCGCGGACACCCCCGGGCACGTGCAGTACACCCGGAACATGGTCACCGGCGCGTCCACCGCCGACCTGGCCGTGGTCCTGGTCGACGCCCGCAACGGTGTCATCGAGCAGACCCGCCGGCACGCGGCCGTCGCCGCGCTGCTGCGCGTCCCGCACGTGGTCCTGGCCGTGAACAAGATGGACCTGGTCGGCTACCAGGAGTCGGTCTTCGCGGCGATCGCCGAGGAGTTCACGGCGTACGCCTCCGACCTGGGTGTCCCGGAGATCACCGCGATCCCGATCTCGGCCCTGGCCGGGGACAACGTGGTGGACGCCTCCGCCAACATGGACTGGTACGGCGGCCCGACGGTACTGGAGCACCTGGAGACCGTCCCGGTCAGCCACGACCTCACGGCCTGCCCGGCGCGCTTCCCGGTGCAGTACGTGATCCGTCCGCAGTCCGCCGAGCACCCCGACTACCGCGGCTACGCGGGCCAGATCGCCTCCGGCGTGCTGCGCGTCGGCGAGGCCGTGACCGTGCTGCCCTCGGGCCGCACCAGTGTCATCGCGGGCATCGACGCGCTCGGTGAGAGCGTCGACATCGCCTGGGCCCCGCAGTCGGTGACGGTGCGTCTGACGGACGACATCGACATCTCGCGCGGCGACCTGATCGCGCCGTCCGCGAGCGCCCCGGCCACCACGCAGGACGTGGAGGCGACGGTGTGCCACGTGGCGGACCAGCCGCTGGCCGTCGGCGCCCGGGTGCTGATCAAGCACACGACGCGCACGGTCAAGGCGATCGTCAAGGAGATCCCCTCGCGGCTGACCCTGGACGACCTGTCCCAGCACCCGAACCCCGGGCAGCTGGTGGCCAACGACATCGGCCGCGTGGTCGTCCGCACCGCCGAGCCGCTCGCGCTCGACGCGTACGCCGACTCGCGCCGCACCGGGTCCTTCCTGCTGATCGACCCGGCCGACGGCACCACCCTGGCGGCGGGCATGGCCGGCGAGTCCTTCGCCTCCAAGGCCGAGACCACCGTCCAGGCGGACGAGGAAGGTTGGGACTTCTAA
- a CDS encoding phosphoadenylyl-sulfate reductase, translating to MTTTQDVRLSAEELKELAERAGRDLEDASAPDILRWAADTFGKRFAVTSSMEDAVVAHLASRVFPGVDVVFLDTGYHFEETIGTRDAVEAVMNVNVITLTPRQSVAEQDAEYGPKLHDRDPDLCCALRKVKPLEEGLTAYAAWATGLRRDESPTRANTPVVGWDEKRQKVKVSPIARWTQDDVDAYVAEHGVLTNPLLMDGYASVGCAPCTRRVAEGEDARAGRWAGRGKTECGLHG from the coding sequence ATGACCACCACTCAAGACGTGCGTCTCAGCGCCGAGGAACTGAAGGAGCTGGCCGAGCGGGCGGGCCGGGACCTGGAGGACGCCTCCGCGCCGGACATCCTGCGCTGGGCGGCCGACACCTTCGGCAAGCGGTTCGCCGTGACCTCCTCCATGGAGGACGCGGTCGTCGCGCACCTGGCCTCCCGGGTGTTCCCCGGTGTGGACGTGGTGTTCCTCGACACGGGCTACCACTTCGAGGAGACCATCGGCACCCGTGATGCCGTGGAAGCGGTGATGAACGTCAACGTCATCACCCTGACCCCGCGGCAGAGCGTCGCCGAGCAGGACGCCGAGTACGGCCCGAAGCTGCACGACCGGGACCCCGACCTGTGCTGCGCGCTGCGCAAGGTCAAGCCGCTCGAAGAGGGCCTGACCGCGTACGCCGCCTGGGCGACGGGCCTGCGCCGCGACGAGTCCCCGACCCGGGCCAACACCCCGGTCGTCGGCTGGGACGAGAAGCGGCAGAAGGTCAAGGTCTCCCCGATCGCGCGCTGGACCCAGGACGACGTGGACGCGTACGTCGCCGAGCACGGCGTGCTCACCAACCCGCTGCTGATGGACGGTTACGCCTCCGTCGGATGCGCCCCCTGCACCCGGCGCGTCGCCGAGGGCGAGGACGCGCGGGCCGGCCGCTGGGCCGGGCGGGGAAAGACCGAGTGCGGACTGCACGGCTGA
- the cysC gene encoding adenylyl-sulfate kinase — MSVSDQGATVWLTGLPSAGKTTIAYALAERLRAEGHRVEVLDGDEIREFLSAGLGFTREDRHTNVQRIGFVAELLASNGVKALVPVIAPFADSREAVRKRHGAEGTSYLEVHVATPVEVCSERDVKGLYAKQAAGEISGLTGVDDPYEAPESPDLRIESHTQTVQESASALHALLTERGLA, encoded by the coding sequence ATGAGCGTGAGCGACCAGGGCGCCACCGTGTGGCTGACCGGGCTGCCCAGCGCGGGCAAGACCACGATCGCCTACGCGCTGGCCGAGCGGCTGCGCGCCGAGGGCCACCGCGTGGAGGTGCTCGACGGGGACGAGATCCGCGAGTTCCTCTCCGCCGGCCTGGGCTTCACCCGCGAGGACCGGCACACCAACGTGCAGCGGATCGGCTTCGTCGCCGAGCTGCTCGCGAGCAACGGCGTCAAGGCGCTGGTGCCGGTGATCGCACCGTTCGCGGACAGCCGTGAGGCCGTCCGCAAGCGGCACGGCGCCGAGGGCACCTCCTACCTGGAGGTCCACGTGGCCACCCCGGTCGAGGTGTGCTCGGAGCGCGACGTGAAGGGCCTGTACGCCAAGCAGGCAGCGGGCGAGATCTCCGGACTGACCGGCGTCGACGACCCGTACGAGGCCCCGGAGTCCCCGGACCTGCGTATCGAGTCGCACACGCAGACCGTGCAGGAGTCGGCTTCGGCCCTGCACGCGCTGCTCACCGAGAGGGGTCTGGCATGA